One Paracoccus aminophilus JCM 7686 genomic window carries:
- a CDS encoding ribbon-helix-helix domain-containing protein gives MTVKSSISLSDEHHAFARAQVQDGRFTSVSAVVQHGLDLLRQKAEDERLERAALRALLEERLAGPFISNDEMRRRIGVFAASRSGDPAAQ, from the coding sequence ATGACCGTGAAATCCTCGATCTCGCTCAGCGACGAACATCATGCCTTTGCCCGCGCGCAGGTGCAGGATGGGCGCTTCACTTCGGTTAGCGCCGTCGTGCAGCATGGGCTCGATCTGCTGCGGCAGAAGGCCGAAGATGAGCGTCTGGAACGGGCAGCCCTAAGAGCTCTGCTGGAGGAACGCCTCGCCGGGCCCTTCATCAGCAACGACGAGATGCGCCGCCGTATCGGCGTGTTCGCTGCATCCCGGTCTGGCGACCCCGCGGCGCAATGA
- a CDS encoding tyrosine-type recombinase/integrase, translating to MASDPTGTLRPSPALPDHQPPALRDLAERARSYAEAASSANTRKAYAADWKHFAGWCRREGLDASVPDPQAVGLYITACASGAKSVGGRKNAVSTIERRLSALVWAYTQRGLSLARRDRHIATVLAGIRNSHAAPPRQKEAILPEDLLAMLETCARGTLRGLRDRAMLLVGFAGGLRRSEITGLDAGRGQTEDGRGWIEVLPAGLLVTLRGKTGWREVEIGRGSSAATCPVAALETWLKLARISQGPLFRRITGQGKEPGPLRLNDREVARLVKRAADAAGLRGDLPEKDRPALFSGHSLRAGLASSAEVDERFVQKQLGHASAEMTRRYQRRRDRFRVNLTKAAGL from the coding sequence ATGGCCAGTGACCCGACAGGAACCTTGCGGCCCTCCCCTGCCCTGCCCGATCACCAGCCCCCTGCCCTGCGCGACCTGGCCGAGCGGGCGCGCAGCTATGCCGAGGCGGCGAGTTCGGCCAATACCCGCAAGGCCTATGCCGCCGACTGGAAGCATTTTGCCGGCTGGTGTCGGCGCGAGGGATTGGATGCGTCCGTGCCCGATCCGCAGGCGGTCGGCCTTTACATCACCGCCTGCGCCAGCGGTGCGAAATCGGTCGGTGGCCGCAAGAACGCAGTCTCGACCATCGAACGGCGGCTGTCGGCGCTCGTCTGGGCCTATACGCAGCGCGGCCTGAGCCTCGCCCGGCGCGACCGCCACATCGCTACGGTCCTGGCCGGGATCCGCAATAGCCATGCAGCCCCGCCCCGACAGAAGGAGGCGATCCTGCCAGAGGATCTGCTAGCGATGCTCGAAACCTGTGCTCGCGGCACTCTTCGCGGATTGCGCGACCGGGCGATGCTGCTGGTCGGCTTTGCCGGCGGGTTGCGGCGCTCCGAGATCACCGGGCTGGATGCCGGCCGTGGCCAGACCGAAGACGGACGCGGTTGGATCGAGGTGCTGCCCGCCGGCCTGCTGGTGACCCTTCGCGGCAAGACCGGTTGGCGCGAGGTCGAGATCGGGCGCGGATCATCGGCCGCGACCTGTCCTGTCGCTGCACTCGAAACCTGGCTGAAACTCGCGCGCATCAGCCAAGGCCCGCTGTTCCGCCGCATCACGGGACAGGGGAAGGAGCCTGGGCCGCTGCGTCTGAACGACCGCGAGGTCGCGCGACTTGTAAAGCGTGCCGCCGATGCCGCCGGGCTCCGCGGTGATCTGCCCGAAAAGGACCGCCCTGCCCTGTTCTCGGGCCACTCGCTCCGGGCCGGTCTCGCCTCCTCTGCAGAGGTCGATGAGCGATTTGTACAGAAGCAGCTTGGTCATGCGAGCGCGGAAATGACACGCCGGTATCAGCGGCGACGCGACAGGTTCAGGGTCAACCTGACAAAGGCCGCAGGGTTATAG
- a CDS encoding type II toxin-antitoxin system RelE/ParE family toxin, whose translation MTWRIEFASAAERDFALIRDHLIESYLSFGDSPAEAAKRTGQRLIEIFDDTQRVATAPHRGSQYDDLLPGLRQLTLGKASFWFTTDDDAGLIRVLAVFFGAQDQQRRMLIRLLEPRHGQ comes from the coding sequence ATGACCTGGCGCATCGAGTTCGCTTCGGCGGCTGAGCGCGACTTTGCCCTGATCCGCGACCATCTGATCGAGAGCTACCTCTCGTTCGGCGACAGCCCAGCCGAGGCGGCAAAGCGGACCGGGCAGCGCCTGATCGAGATATTCGACGACACGCAGCGTGTCGCAACAGCCCCGCATCGCGGCAGCCAGTACGATGATCTGCTGCCAGGGTTGCGGCAATTGACCCTTGGCAAGGCCAGCTTCTGGTTCACCACGGACGACGACGCAGGGCTGATCCGCGTTCTGGCGGTATTCTTCGGCGCGCAGGACCAACAGCGCCGAATGTTGATACGCCTGCTGGAGCCGCGCCATGGCCAGTGA